In one Populus nigra chromosome 12, ddPopNigr1.1, whole genome shotgun sequence genomic region, the following are encoded:
- the LOC133670266 gene encoding transcription factor MYB8-like, producing MGRSPCCEKEHTNKGAWTKEEDQRLMDYIRVHGEGCWRSLPKAAGLLRCGKSCRLRWINYLRPDLKRGNFTDEEDEIIIKLHSLLGNKWSLIAGRLPGRTDNEIKNYWNTHIKRKLISRGIDPHTHRPLNEKTTTATIKTTTSATIKATQLDFKNTPPQSLAEISLLKSQLDFKYNNNFHSSQYSSFNPKKTETTSVEENNCTSSSMTTDEEQQQQQHKRESHQDQDVNLDLTIGLALTQTSSANSAESRLQQPVSSCQLFGSVLARPACLCWQLDGERRELCRNCQNQNQSSKSNHSK from the exons ATGGGTCGCTCTCCTTGTTGTGAAAAAGAACACACCAACAAAGGTGCCTGGACTAAAGAGGAAGACCAGCGCCTAATGGACTATATCAGGGTCCATGGTGAAGGTTGCTGGCGTTCTCTCCCTAAAGCTGCTG GATTGCTTAGATGCGGCAAGAGCTGTAGATTGAGGTGGATAAACTACTTGCGGCCTGATCTTAAAAGAGGGAATTTTACTGACGAAGAAGATGAGATTATTATTAAGCTCCATAGCTTGCTAGGCAACAA ATGGTCTTTAATTGCTGGAAGATTACCAGGAAGAACAGATAATGAGATAAAGAACTACTGGAACACACATATCAAGAGAAAGCTGATTAGCCGTGGCATTGACCCACATACACACAGACCTCTAAATGAGAAAACCACCACTGCAACCATTAAAACTACCACCTCTGCTACCATCAAAGCCACCCAGTTGGACTTCAAAAACACCCCACCTCAATCACTAGCCGAAATCAGTCTCTTAAAAAGCCAGCTTGATTTCaaatacaacaacaattttCATAGCAGTCAGTACTCAAGTTTCAATCCCAAGAAAACAGAGACTACTTCTGTTGAAGAAAATAACTGTACAAGCAGTAGCATGACAACTGatgaagaacaacaacaacaacaacacaagAGGGAGAGCCATCAAGATCAAGATGTAAACTTGGACTTGACTATAGGGCTAGCTCTCACTCAGACTTCTTCCGCCAACTCGGCCGAGTCAAGACTACAACAACCAGTCTCTTCTTGCCAGTTATTCGGTAGTGTGTTAGCTCGGCCCGCTTGTCTGTGTTGGCAATTGGATGGTGAAAGAAGGGAATTGTGTAGGAATTGCCAGAATCAGAATCAGAGCTCAAAAAGTAATCATAGTAAATAA